The stretch of DNA AAAGCCCTGCATTGTCATGTAGGGCTTTGATGTCTTAAAGTGGGTCAGAATCAGTGTTTGAAGAGATTCACTTGATCGTTAAGATGCATCGCTATCTGACGCAGTTCTTCGGATAGAGTCCGTGAACTGCGAGCTTCGGTCGTCAGGTGATTTGAAATATCGCTCACTTGCTGAATATTGATGCTCACTTCTTCGGTCACAGTGCGTTGCTCTGACGCGGCATTAGAAATGTGAGAAGCCATTTGTGAGATTTGTTCGATTGATGCGGCGATATTTTCCAAAGCTTCAGTTGCATGGTTTGCATCATCGACCGACGACGAGGCTAAATCTTGGCAACGATTCATTGATTCAACCGCACCTAGGCTATTTTTCTGCAGAATTTCAATCATCTCACGAATTTCTACGGTAGAGCTATGTGTTCGTTTAGATAGCACACGTACTTCATCGGCTACCACGGCAAAACCGCGGCCTTGTTCACCAGCACGCGCCGCTTCAATCGCCGCGTTTAACGCCAATAGGTTAGTTTGTTCGGCAATATCACTGATGGTCGAAAGGATAGCGTTAATATTTTGCGCGTTGCCCTCCAGTTGCTGAATGACATTTGAGGAACTTTCCAGTTGCGCGGCAAGGTGAGTAATTGATTCGTGATTGCGGCGAATAACACTCTTGCCATGTACGCAGTGTTTGGTGGAATCAATCGCTGAATCTGCCGTTTGTTTGGCGTTACTCGCGACTTCTTCAGCCGCCGCTGACATTTCATGAACGGCTGTTGCAATAAGTGACACTTCGCTTAACTGGGTGGCGAGTGAATCGCTAAGCTCGACGTTGAGTCTCGTGCTAATTTCAGACTGGCTATCCAGTTGTTTAGACGAGGAAGAAATGTCCTGAACGATTTCTTGCAGTTTAGCGATAAATGCATTGACGTGAAGAGCGAGATTGCCGATTTCATCATTACTATCAATTTTGATGCGCTTTGTGAGGTCACCGTGACCTTCAGCTAAGTCTTTCATCGATATGCTGAGTGCGTTAAGCGGCGCGAGAGCTCGTTTAATAATAAGCAAAGTGATAACCGCAATTACGATAAGCTGCATGAAACCCATGCCAATAAGCTGTCCAAGCAAACTCTCTTGATCTTTAAAAGCATGTTCCTGATCAATAACCAACGTGTAGTACCAGTCGGTATTCGGTACACGCTTGGCGCTAAGGAATACCTTTTTGTTTGCAATGGTAGTTTCGGCTAAACGTTGATCCGCTGCGATAGCGGTAATTTCGGTCGCAGTTAGGCCACTTGATACAGTTGAAATTGGTTTAAGAATCAGTTGATGGTTTGAATGGGCAACGATATTGCCTTTACTGTTAACAATAAAAGCTTGTACGCCTTCAGTATTGAGTTCGACGACATCTTTTACAAGATCTTGAATATTTACGTCTGCCGCTAATACCCCTTTTACAGCGCCTTGAGTGAACGGTTTAGCAATCGTCATCACTAAGTGGCCTTCTTGAGCATCAATATAAGGCTCAGTGATAAATGTATTTTGGGCATTCACAGTATCTTGGTACCACGCGCGTTGTCTTGGGTCAAAACCTTCTGGTAGCCCGATATCGACACCCATAATCATTTGACCGTCGCTAAGCCCAGCATAGGCCAAGCGAAAATCACCCGCTTTAGAGGCGGTAGCTAAATAGGCTTTAGCTTGACTCGGATCGATAAATGCGTCGGAGCTGGAATTAATCACGTTGATTTTTGATGTTATCCACTGATCCATACTCAATACACTGCCATTAAGTAGCGTGGTTGAGTACTGCTCGGTTGTGCGCGAGGTCTCGGCAAAAATTTGTGTACTGGTAATGTATATTTGTGCCCCTGTCATAATAAAAATTGCAGACATAAAGGCCAAAGTAAGTTTGGTTTTAATCGATAATGCTGACATAAAAAACTCAAATACGGCTAGAATTTAGGCGAGAATATCAGAGCGAATTTATTCAAGTTAATTACATTTCTCACAAATAAGACATTAATCCCATTAATTCTGGCTTTTACAAAATCCAGCAAAGACATAGAGTTAACGCTGCTTAATCGTGTGTTATGGTATTGTATATACAAGTAGCCTGAATGTACTTTATCGACACGAATTAGTTAAATTCTACAAGTCGCTTCATTTGAGCGTAAATACAAAGTTTGGGATGGATGGAAAGATAAAAATAAAGGGCGTAAACGCCGCCCTTAATCTGAATTTCAATTTGTTTTGAGAGATTAGAACTGAAAGCGCACCGACATTGCGATTTGAGGACCATATATTCCGTTATTGCGAGTTTCAGCAGATAGAGAAAGCTGTTGCGTAGAATGAAAACGAACGCCCGCATGGAATACAGAACTTTCATCGAGTCGACCTACACGACCTGTTACCTCAAATCTATCGGCTAGCCACATACGGATACCAATATTGAATTCTGGCAAAGTTTCACTGTCTGAGTTATTTGGGTAGTCAATGTAGTGAAGTAATGCTTGGCCGTAGACGTCAGCGAATTGGTTAATCGGGCCATTAAAACCCACGCCGACTGCCGCATCTGCGTCACTTTCGAATTGGCTATCAACACGAGCAATTAGGTGGACGTTTTCCATTGCTAATACACTGAATTCTGCGCCTGAAATGCGCGGATCAACAGCGGTGCGAAATTCTAGGAAGTTATAACTGAAGTTATTAGCGAATGCGGACGGAGCAAGCAATGAACTTGCAAGTGTGAACAAAAGGGCATGTTTTTTCAAAAGGATTCTCCAACAGTTCGCAAAGCATGCAAAAGGCCTACAAACGGTAGGCCAGATGTTGATATATTAACGGTAAATTATTGAATTTATAGCACTTGAATGCGATCTACCTCAATCTCAGGAGTGTTGCCGCCTTCAAATTCACCAAATAGACGAACTTGGGTATTTGCATCAAGAGGCTGTGCCAATACGATGTCATCATCAAGCTCAACCTGAACTTGGGCTTTACCATCGGTAAAGATGAAAGTGTCGTGATCAAGTTGCTGTACTAGTTTGCCTTCAACAACCACTTTTTGCTCAGTAAACATTGAGCTGTCGTTGATCACTTGAGTCAGATCAGACAGCTTTACAGGGCCTGAGTATTGAACGCCTGCGTTTTTATCTTGGTGGTTACCGCCAGCAAAAGCCAAAGTTGGAGTTACGATCATCGCAAGAATAAGGGCTGCTTTTTTCATTTTGTTTTCCTTTTTTAAGTATTGAGCGTCTGTCGCTCATTTGATGGTGCTATTAAACGCCATCCGAGCTGAATCAATACTGATTTAATGATTCATTTTGCGTTCATCTTTTATTAGAAATAAACCCTAAAGCCGATATCATTCTTTGCATAAATTCATATATCTATCTATTTGAAATGCATTCACCATTTAGAGCGCTGATGGTACAAGGTACCACTTCTGATGCTGGCAAAAGCGTATTGGTTGCCGGGTTATGTCGAGTTCTGGCACGAAAGGGCATTAAAGTTGCCCCATTTAAGCCGCAAAACATGGCGCTAAATAGTGCTGTAACACAAGATGGTGGTGAGATTGGTCGAGCTCAGGCCGTACAGGCAGCGGCGTGTAACATAGAACCAACGGTTCACATGAATCCAGTTCTACTTAAGCCCAATTCAGATACTGGCGCACAAGTGATTTTGCAAGGCAAAGCGCTGACCAATATGGAAGCCACTGGTTACCATGACTATAAATTGGTTGCCATGAACACGGTTATCGATTCATTCGAGCGTTTACAGCAAGACTACGAATCAATCATGATTGAAGGTGCTGGTAGCCCTGCTGAAATTAACTTGCGAGCAAACGATATTGCGAACATGGGGTTTGCTGAAAAGGCGGATGTCCCGGTCATTATCGTTGCGGATATCGATAGAGGCGGGGTCTTTGCTCATCTTTATGGCACTTTAGAACTTCTTTCAGAAAGTGAGCAAGCACGCGTTAAAGGCTTTGTTATTAATCGCTTTCGAGGTGACATCGCACTGCTGCAATCGGGTTTAGATTGGTTAGAAGAAAAAACCGGTAAACCAGTCATTGGCGTACTGCCATATTTGCATGGCTTTGACCTTGAAGCGGAAGATGCTATTGATAGCCAACAGCAGCTTTCAAATGAAGCGCGTCTTGTGGTGAAGGTGCCTGTATTTACGCGTATCAGCAACCACACTGATTTTGATGTAATGCGTCAAAACCCTGATATTGAACTCAAGTACGTCGGCAAAGGCGAAAGTTTAGCGGGCGCAGACGTAATCATTTTACCCGGTTCAAAATCAACTCGTGCCGATCTTGATTATCTTCGTAGCCAAGGGTGGGACAAAGAGATTGCTCGACACCTTCGTTTTGGTGGCAAAGTAATGGGAATTTGCGGTGGTTACCAAATGCTTGGGAATCTAATAGATGATCCTGAGGGTATTGAAGGTCCATCAGGCAGTTCAAACGGGCTTGGTTACTTAAATCTAACGACTCGCATGACCAATGATAAAACACTGACCCGTGTGCAAGGTACGCTAAACTTATGCGGTAAACAGGCTACTGTAAAAGGTTACGAGATTCATGCGGGTGTGAGTGAGATTCAGGGTGAATCAATTATCACATTAGAAAATGGTCAGTTGGACGGCTTAGTGAGTGATTGTGGTCAAATCCTCGGTACTTATTTGCATGGTGTCTTTGATGATCCTGCAGCGTTTTCGCTGTTTTGTCATTGGATGGGTGCCGACAATATTGCTAAAGTCGACCATCATGCAAACCAAGAGCGTGCAATCAACCGTATCGCAGATGCGATTGAAGAGCACTTAAACTTAGAATTACTTTGGCCTGAATTAGGCGCGCGCAATTAATGTATAAAAACAAGATTTTCCTATTTATCGCACTATTGATGTGTTTTCGTGTTTCCACTGTCTTTGCTGCAGATGTTGCGGCGACTGAAAAGGACACGGTTCGCATTTATGCCGCATCCTCTTTAACCAATGTACTCAATGCGTTGATTACGAAATACCAAACAATGCATTCGGTCAACATTGTGCCAATTTACGCGGGGTCTTCGTCATTGGCGCGTCAAATCGAGCAAGGCGCTCCTGCTGATTTGTTTATTTCTGCCAACGAATTATGGGTGAAACACCTTGAAGATCGCGGGGTAGTCAACAGTGATGATGTACATGACTTTACAGCAAATCATCTCGTTGTGATTGCGCCAGATTCGAGTGCAGTTTCTCTTGAGGCGACGAATACGGCATCTTGGTTGCAGATTTTGGGTAGTAGTCGATTAGCGCTAGGCCAACCAAACGCCGTGCCTGCGGGGATTTACGCAAAACAATCACTGGAAGCTCTTAACCTTTGGTCATCACTGCGTAGCCACCTAGCACCGACAAACAATGTGCGCAATGTACTAACGCTTGTTGAGCGGGGTGAGGCTCCATTAGGTATTGTTTATCTGTCAGATGCGAAAATCTCAAATAAAGTAAAAATTGTACATACTTTCGCGGATTCGACGCATGAACCTATTCGATACCCATTAGTTCAGATAACTCAGTCGCCAGGCGTTCTATCATTTATGCAATATATTTTAAGTGATGAAGCGAAAGTGATACTGCAAGAGTTTGGATTTAACTAGAGGTTGGCACTTGTTATCTGAATACGAATATCAAGCACTCATTCTAAGCCTTAAGGTTTCGTTTTATGCCATTATATGGTTGATTCCTATCGGCGTTTTTCTTGCTTGGTTGCTGGCGAAAAAACAGTTTGTCGGCAAATCTCTCATCGATAGTCTGATTCACTTGCCTTTGGTGTTACCGCCAGTCGTGATTGGCTACCTTTTGTTGGTGTTAATGGGAAGGCAAGGTGTGATAGGCAACTGGCTATATCAAACCTTTGGTATTTCGTTTGCATTCAATTGGAAAGGCGCGGTGCTAGCGAGTATCGTCGTCGCATTACCGTTGATGGTGCGTGCAGTGCGTCTTAGTTTTGAGAGTGTGGATAGCAAGCTAGAACAAGCCGCACGTACGTTAGGGGCGTCGCCGCTTAAAGTGTTTTTTACTATCACCTTACCATTGACGCTACCTGGCATTATTACCGGTACAATGCTGGCATTTGCACGCAGTTTGGGAGAATTTGGCGCGACGATCAGCTTTGTCTCGAATATTCCCGGTGAAACTCAAACCATTCCTTTGGCGATGTACACTTTTATTGAAACACCCGGTGCTGAAATAGAAGCGATGCGTTTGTGTATTATCTCGATTGCCATTGCACTTGCCTCACTATTAATATCTGAATGGCTTTCTCGCCAATGTGCTCGCCGTTTAGGAGGTAAGCGATGAGTAAATTGGCAATTGAGTTTAATCAGAAACTCGGTGATACCGAATTTGATATCAACGTTGAACTGCCAGCACGAGGGATTACCGCAGTGTTTGGCCGTTCGGGAGCGGGCAAAACAACATTGATCAATGCGGTTGCGGGATTGATCCCACTTAACTCCGGCAGGATCGAAGTTAATGATCGTTTACTCTATTGTCATCAAACCGGTGTGAATGTGCCGACCAGAGTGCGACGTGTTGGTTATGTCTTTCAAGAGTCTCGCTTGTTTCCGCACTATCGAGTAAAAGGCAATTTGTCCTACGGTACTCGCGAGTATGATGAAGAATACTTCAATCAGATCGTTGAACTGTTAGCGATAAGTGACTTACTGCAACGTTATCCATCGGAACTTTCCGGGGGAGAAAAGCAACGTGTCGCGATTGGTCGAGCGTTATTATCTAAGCCAGATATTCTGTTAATGGATGAACCACTAGCATCACTCGATTTACCGCGAAAAAGGGAAGTACTGCCGTTTCTTGAGCACCTCGCCAACACGGTAAATATTCCAATCATTTATGTTACCCATAGCTTGAATGAAATTATTCGCCTTGCCGAGCATTTGGTTGTGGTGGATAAAGGCAGGTCATCACCACTGGACCAGTCGAACAAGTTTGGGCCTCAAAAGCGATGCGGCCATGGCAGTCATTTGCGGATCAAAGTTCGCTATTTGAAGCGAAGTTAGTTGAACAAATAGAACAATACGCACTGTCGGGTCTGGAATTGGCGGACGGGGTTATGCTTTGGGTGCAAAAAGTTGAAGCCGAATTAGATAGCAAAGTGCGCTTACAAGTTCGAGCCAATGACGTATCGATTAACTTAGACAAACCTGAACGGAGTTCGATTCGTAACGTTTTGCATGCTGAAATTCAAGAATTAGAAACGCAAAATTTTGGTACCCATCGACAAAGTGTTTCAGTAAAACTCAAGTTAGCACCAAAGTGCTATCTGTGGGCGACGATCACGGCTTGGGCAAAAGATGAATTAGGCTTAGAAGTTGGTATGAAAGTTTACGCTCAGATCAAAGGTGTGAGTGTGACTCAACGGGATATTGCGTTGTCACATTAAAATGGAAAAGATTAAAAAAGCCGCTTTACGCGGCTTTTTTTGTACTTACTTAGCGAAAACGTCAGTAAAGTCACGCTTAAGGATTGGATCACGGCGCGCTTTTTTAAGCTGCTTAACCATGTCTTTCACGCAGTTGTGTAAAACTTGGTCAAGAAGTGATGCGCGGTAGTTATCTTTATCTTCGTCAGTCATGTCTTTTGGTAGGTTCAGAGTTGGGAACTCTTCCATTACATTAAGACCTGCGAACGCTTGGCTAACAGAAACAAGTGCATGAAACTGTTCGAAGTTATCTAAAATGTTTTGTGCACTTTTTGGTAGCTCGTTCCATGATTCGCGTACTGCTTCTTCAGACACTTCATGAATTGAGGTTACCATTTCGTACATCGCTTCTGGCACGCCATCGAACTCGATTACTTGACGAAGTTCAGCTGATACCGTTGCCAAATCGACAGTTTTTTTCTCACTTGGAGTCACGTCAGACATAGTCTTTTCTCTTTACGTTGTTTAAGCCGCGATATGCTAGTTTTTCTGTAATAAATGTCAACCTTAGTGGAGGAAATCAATTACCTGAAGTATGCTTATTTTAAATCGCTGATTTAGCAAGCAGTTTATAGTATAGGACGACTTATGAAAATATTGCTGGTGGATGATGTTCAAATGGAACGGATGCAACTTGCGATTCGACTCAAGCAGTTAGGCCATGTCGTAGAAATGGCTGAATCTGGCCCAGATGCGTTAGCACTTTATCCTGAGTTTCAACCAGATTTAGTACTACTTGATATTACCATGCCAGAGATGGACGGTTTTGAAGTATCAAGCAAGATTCGTGAGCTTTATCCCGAGTGGATTCCTATCATCTTTTTGAGTGGTCATGACGCACCGGAAATTATCGCAAACGCGATCGAATCTGGTGGCGATGACTATTTGATTAAACCGGTCGATAAACTGGTATTACGTGCGAAACTTACGGCCATGCAGCGTATTGCGTTTATGCGAAACCAGCTCAACAAAAAAACGGCAGATTTGGCTCGCGTGAATCAGGAACTTGAAAAACTGGCTAGCGAGGATGGATTAACGAAAGTGAATAATCGACGTAACGTCGATAAAAAACTAAAAGAGATGATCTCCGTCTATGGTCGACACGGTGTACCGATGAGCGTGATTTTACTCGATGTTGACTTCTTCAAACTTTACAACGACAACTATGGCCACATAGAAGGGGATCAGTGCTTAATCCAAATTGCGGCGACCTTAAAAGAGTTGTTTGCACGTAATGGCGAGGTTGTCGGTCGTTATGGCGGTGAGGAGTTTGTGATTATTCTTGGTCATAGCGACGCATATCAAGCCGAATTGCATGCTCAAAGGGTGAAAGAAGCGATACTGGCACAAGCCATTTCTCATGAGCATAGTAAGGTTGCGAATGTTGTTACCGTGTCACAAGGTGTAGTGACCATTCAACCATCCGGTAGGGAAACACCGGACCAGTTTTACCATATGGCTGACAGAGCCTTATATCAGGCGAAACATAGTGGTAGAAACTGTTATGCGCTGTATGAACCGTCAATGGAACAGCAAGATATCCAAGAATAACGAATAAGTAGTTAAAGTAAGTTACGCGGCTGCAACGACCTGATTGCGGCCGTTTTGTTTTGCTTTATACAAAGCTTGGTCTGCTGCCTTTAGTACCACGTCCGTATCGCGCTCTTCATAACTGTCTGCAACACCAATACTAATGGTGAGATTGACCGTATTGGATTTTTTGCCCTTACCGCGTTTTTTACTGCCTTCTTTGTTGTCGCTAGGGCGCGAGTCCATATTTCGCACAATGAGATCATAACTTTCGATATTCTGACGAAGCTCTTCTAAATAGTCCCAAGCTTCATCGGCGTATTTACCTTTAAACAGTACCGTAAATTCTTCACCGCCATAGCGATAAACTCGAGCATTCCCACCAACTTCTCGTAATTTGCTGGCAACCAATTTCAATACGTCATCGCCCGTATCGTGGCCGTATGTATCATTGAATGATTTGAAATGGTCGATATCGAGCATGGCTAATGAATATTTGCGGCCTAGATGTTTGAGATCGGATTCGAGTGCCAGTCGTCCGGGAATAAGGGTTAAGCGATCGTTAAACGCCAATTCGTAGCTAGCAGAGAGCAACGAAACCAACAGCAAAATACCTGCGAGACTAAAGAGTACGCTCGAGACATAACTGACATGGAAAAAAATGAAAGTTGCCGCAGCGACGAGTACTGACGAATAAACTGCTGCATCGACTATGCGGTTGTACTTAAGCACGATAATTGCGCAAAGGAGTACGATACCCGCGAGATAGAGAACCAAAACAAAAGGCAGTTTCGAAACCTCAGGGACAACGTGCAAAATAGGGTACTGATACTGATCAAAGTTGGTTTCGATGGCGTAGTTGAGCGTTAACTGGCTCCAAACTAACATAAGTAGCAATATCGCGATATAACCGATAAAACTCGCGCTACGGATTGTGCTGTCTTTAAACATATAGATCGCTAAGCATGCACCAGGTAATGCGAAAGCAAGTAACGAAAGATCGAGGATAGTCGTGCCCGTCGATAAGGGGGTCTGCAAGTAATGTTGAATAATCCAATAGGCGATAAACATTGCGCAGCTGATCATTGAACAACGGCTTTGTTTGAAAATATGACCGAGTAGAATACAAACGCCGAATAAGATGTAAGGGAAATGCAAGGTGACGCTTTGATTAGCATGAACAAGCATCACAACATTATCCATACCAAGGGCAATGATAACTAACAATACAACTGGAAACAGAAATCGAAACCAACTTGATGTAACCATTGATAATGACATTACTTAACGTTTCCTTGGGTTTCCTGCTACGACTCGACTACAAAGGATAACGACATAAAATCATTTTCCAAGTGTTTTGCATTTCATTGGTCGAAAAATGCGTCATACCATAAACATTCATCAACGCTTTGTTTTTAAATGGAGACGGTTTTAAGAAATTGAGATATAGAGCATTTATGTTTTCCGTTTTCTGTATTAATACTTAATATGCTCAAGTGAATTCTGCTGAACTAAGCATCTTGTGGTTACCAGAGCATTGAGTGATACCCAACCGAAAGAGAGGAAAGCAATGCAAATCAGCGAAGATGTACATAACTATATGGAAAACCTAGTTGGTCAAGTATTAGCTCGACCAGAGTATACAGAGCAATTCGACAATGACCAGTTGGCTGATTTGGCCTGTTTAGCATTAAGCCAGTTAAGACCTGTTTATATTCGTCATGACATCGACTTCCTTTCAACCCTCTCTGAAACAAGATTATTGACACTAAAGAAAAATACGGAAATTGCGGTTGAATCAGCAACAAGTATGATTCTTGACGATCGTCGAAAAAATCGAAAAGATGAATTCCCTGTGATATTTTCTAACCCTCGCTTTGACGAAGATGTTGAACTCGAGTGGTTTGAAAAGCCAATACTAAAACAACTAAGCAGTAAGGAGCGAAAGTGGGGTTTTTCTCTCGCTTGTTTGGCCGCGAAAGTTCGCCAACAAAACAAATAGAAGTTGAGCCAGTCGAATACAAGGCTTTTGATTTATCAAGAGCGATACAGAGTCTGGTCAATATCGTATTGCTGGCAGAATTGAAAAAGAGATTGATGGTGAAATTAAGAGTCACCGCTTTATTCGTTCAGACGTGCTTTCTAGCCGCGGTGATGCCGATGAATTTATGTTAAAGAAAGCGCAAATGTATATTGACCAAATGAAAGGCAATATTTTCGATTAGTATTCCCTGATTTGATAGATGTCATTAATTGTCGAGCCGTTAGCAGTTATGCTGATGGCTCTTTTTTTGTTCGCATTTATATTAATCGTTTGATTTATGACCTTTTTTTGCGAACTGGTAAGAGCACTTTTAGGGATTAAGGTGTTGTTTGATTACAGTCAAAACGGCAAAATAACTCAAATGTCGCGCTAACGAAATAAACTTTAGTATTTTAGTTACAAAAATACTTGATATAGGTGTTTTCGTTGGTTACAAAAGATTGATCATTGAGCCAATAGTCAAGGAATAGCTATGCAAATTGGTGTGCCAAAAGAAATACTCGCCGGAGAAACGCGAGTGGCTGCATCGCCGAGTTCGGTCGAGCAGCTAATTAAATTGGGTTTCGACGTTGTCGTTGAATCTCAAGCTGGGGAAGCAGCAAGTTTTGAAAATGCAGCTTTTGAAGCTGCAGGAGCAAAAGTAGTATCGAAAGATGATGCTTGGAACTCCGACATCGTATTTAAAGTAAACGCACCAATCGTTAATGACGAGGTTGACGAAATTGCTCAGTTAAATGACGGAGCAACATTAGTGAGCTTTATTTGGCCTGCGCAAAACCCAGAGTTGATGGAACAACTTTCTAGTAAAAACATCAACGTTCTTGCAATGGATGCGGTTCCTCGTATCTCTCGCGCTCAAGCTTTAGATGCATTGTCATCAATGGCGAACATTGCCGGTTACCGTGCTGTTGTTGAAGCAGCTCACGAGTTCGGTCGATTCTTCACTGGTCAAATTACCGCGGCAGGTAAAGTACCACCTGCGAAAGTGCTTGTTGCTGGTGCTGGTGTTTGCCGGTCTTGCTGCAATCGGTGCGGCAGGTAGCCTTGGTGCTATCGTACGTGCATTTGACGTTCGTCCTGAAGTAAAAGAACAAGTTCAGTCAATGGGCGCAGAATTCTTAGAAGTTGATTTCAAAGAAAACTCTGGTTCCGGTGACGGCTATGCAAAAGAAATGTCTGACGAGTTCAACAAGAAAGCGGCTGAGCTATACGCAGCTCAGGCGAAAGACGTTGATATCATCGTGACAACGGCACTAATTCCTGGACGTCCTGCGCCAACGCTAATCACCAAAGAAATGGTTGATAGCATGAAAGCGGGTAGTGTGATTGTTGACCTTGCAGCTGCTAACGGTGGTAACTGTGAATACACTGTGGCCGACCAAGTGATTACAACTGCAAATGGTGTAAAAGTTATCGGTTACACCGATATGGTAGGTCGACTACCGACGCAGTCTTCTCAACTTTATGCGACCAACCTAGTTAACTTGATGAAGCTTCTTTGCAAAGAGAAAGATGGCAACATCAATATCGACTTCGAAGACGTCGTGCTACGTGGCGTGACGGTGGTAAAAGAAGGCGAAGTGACTTGGCCTGCGCCACCAATTCAAGTATCAGCTCAACCAGAGCAAAAACCTAAAGCGGCACCTGCCCCTGCTAAAAAAGTAGACGAGCCAGTTTCACCGATTAAGAAGTTAATCGGCCTTGGTGTTGCTCTTGCTGCATTTGGTTGGATTGCAACGGTTGCTCCGGCTGCATTTCTAGCGCACTTTACCGTATTCGTGTTGTCTTGTGTGGTTGGTTACTATGTGGTTTGGAACGTAACGCACGCACTGCATACACCGCTTATGTCGGTAACTAATGCCATTTCAGGCATTATCGTTGTTGGTGCGTTGCTGCAAATCGGTCAAGGTCATGGCGTGGTGACATTCTTGTCATTTATCGCGGTTCTAATCGCAAGCATCAACATTTTCGGTGGGTTCACCGTGACCAAGCGCATGCTTGAAATGTTCCGTAAAGATAAATAGGAGTAACAGGGAATGTCTGCAGGACTAGTACAAGCAGCTTACATTGTTGCTGCACTATTTTTTATCTTGAGCTTAGCTGGCTTATCAAAGCAAGACTCTGCTCGCTCAGGTAACTATTACGGTATCGCGGGTATGGCGATCGCGTTGATCGCGACGATCTTTGGCCCTGATGCACAAGGTTTTGGCTGGATCATCGTTGCGATGGTGATCGGTGGTGCTATCGGTATTTTCTACGCTAAGAAAGTAGAAATGACTGAAATGCCAGAGCTAGTTGCAATATTGCATAGCTTTGTAGGTTTGGCTGCGGTACTTGTTGGTTACAACAGCTACCTAGATGCACCAGAAATTGCGAACGCTGCTCTACTTGCACCATCTGAGCTACATGCACACCATGTTATTCACCTAGTTGAAGTATTCCTAGGTGTATTCATCGGTGCAGTTACCTTTACGGGTTCAATCGTAGCGTTTGGTAAACTACGTGGCGTGATTTCATCATCACCACTAAATCTACCGCACAAACACAAAATGAACCTTGCGGCGATTGTTGTTTCTACTCTGTTAATGATCTACTTCGTTAAAGCAGATGGCAGCATGTTTGCTCTTATTATCATGACTCTAATCGCATTTGCCTTCGGTTACCACCTAGTTGCTTCAATCGGTGGTGCGGATATGCCAGTTGTGGTTTCGATGCTTAACTCATATTCAGGTT from Vibrio taketomensis encodes:
- a CDS encoding DUF3069 domain-containing protein; the encoded protein is MSDVTPSEKKTVDLATVSAELRQVIEFDGVPEAMYEMVTSIHEVSEEAVRESWNELPKSAQNILDNFEQFHALVSVSQAFAGLNVMEEFPTLNLPKDMTDEDKDNYRASLLDQVLHNCVKDMVKQLKKARRDPILKRDFTDVFAK
- a CDS encoding methyl-accepting chemotaxis protein — protein: MSALSIKTKLTLAFMSAIFIMTGAQIYITSTQIFAETSRTTEQYSTTLLNGSVLSMDQWITSKINVINSSSDAFIDPSQAKAYLATASKAGDFRLAYAGLSDGQMIMGVDIGLPEGFDPRQRAWYQDTVNAQNTFITEPYIDAQEGHLVMTIAKPFTQGAVKGVLAADVNIQDLVKDVVELNTEGVQAFIVNSKGNIVAHSNHQLILKPISTVSSGLTATEITAIAADQRLAETTIANKKVFLSAKRVPNTDWYYTLVIDQEHAFKDQESLLGQLIGMGFMQLIVIAVITLLIIKRALAPLNALSISMKDLAEGHGDLTKRIKIDSNDEIGNLALHVNAFIAKLQEIVQDISSSSKQLDSQSEISTRLNVELSDSLATQLSEVSLIATAVHEMSAAAEEVASNAKQTADSAIDSTKHCVHGKSVIRRNHESITHLAAQLESSSNVIQQLEGNAQNINAILSTISDIAEQTNLLALNAAIEAARAGEQGRGFAVVADEVRVLSKRTHSSTVEIREMIEILQKNSLGAVESMNRCQDLASSSVDDANHATEALENIAASIEQISQMASHISNAASEQRTVTEEVSINIQQVSDISNHLTTEARSSRTLSEELRQIAMHLNDQVNLFKH
- the modA gene encoding molybdate ABC transporter substrate-binding protein, encoding MYKNKIFLFIALLMCFRVSTVFAADVAATEKDTVRIYAASSLTNVLNALITKYQTMHSVNIVPIYAGSSSLARQIEQGAPADLFISANELWVKHLEDRGVVNSDDVHDFTANHLVVIAPDSSAVSLEATNTASWLQILGSSRLALGQPNAVPAGIYAKQSLEALNLWSSLRSHLAPTNNVRNVLTLVERGEAPLGIVYLSDAKISNKVKIVHTFADSTHEPIRYPLVQITQSPGVLSFMQYILSDEAKVILQEFGFN
- the modB gene encoding molybdate ABC transporter permease subunit; translation: MLSEYEYQALILSLKVSFYAIIWLIPIGVFLAWLLAKKQFVGKSLIDSLIHLPLVLPPVVIGYLLLVLMGRQGVIGNWLYQTFGISFAFNWKGAVLASIVVALPLMVRAVRLSFESVDSKLEQAARTLGASPLKVFFTITLPLTLPGIITGTMLAFARSLGEFGATISFVSNIPGETQTIPLAMYTFIETPGAEIEAMRLCIISIAIALASLLISEWLSRQCARRLGGKR
- a CDS encoding cobyric acid synthase, which translates into the protein MHSPFRALMVQGTTSDAGKSVLVAGLCRVLARKGIKVAPFKPQNMALNSAVTQDGGEIGRAQAVQAAACNIEPTVHMNPVLLKPNSDTGAQVILQGKALTNMEATGYHDYKLVAMNTVIDSFERLQQDYESIMIEGAGSPAEINLRANDIANMGFAEKADVPVIIVADIDRGGVFAHLYGTLELLSESEQARVKGFVINRFRGDIALLQSGLDWLEEKTGKPVIGVLPYLHGFDLEAEDAIDSQQQLSNEARLVVKVPVFTRISNHTDFDVMRQNPDIELKYVGKGESLAGADVIILPGSKSTRADLDYLRSQGWDKEIARHLRFGGKVMGICGGYQMLGNLIDDPEGIEGPSGSSNGLGYLNLTTRMTNDKTLTRVQGTLNLCGKQATVKGYEIHAGVSEIQGESIITLENGQLDGLVSDCGQILGTYLHGVFDDPAAFSLFCHWMGADNIAKVDHHANQERAINRIADAIEEHLNLELLWPELGARN
- a CDS encoding YgiW/YdeI family stress tolerance OB fold protein, whose product is MKKAALILAMIVTPTLAFAGGNHQDKNAGVQYSGPVKLSDLTQVINDSSMFTEQKVVVEGKLVQQLDHDTFIFTDGKAQVQVELDDDIVLAQPLDANTQVRLFGEFEGGNTPEIEVDRIQVL